The sequence below is a genomic window from Bradyrhizobium septentrionale.
AGGCCGGGAATCGCGCGATCCAGCGCGCCGAACAGACCCTTGAGGTCCTGGCTCTTCACGCCCGGCGCGACGCGGTCCAGCGTGGCCTGCGGCACGCCCTCCTCCAGCATCTTGTCGATGCCGAGCGCGGGGATGACGCGCTCGAGCCCGGCGACCGTCATCTGCAGCTCGCCCTCGATCAACCCTTGCGCGTTGAGGCGCAGCGTGCCGGCGGCGACCGAGACGACATCGCCCTGCTCGATCCGCGATTGCTGGATCTCGACACTGCCGCCGGCCGCCTGGATCTCGCGAAAGCGATCCGGCCAGGGCTTTGGCGAGAAATCCTTCAACCCGTTGAGCCGCGCATGGATGTCGGCGTTGAACGGCTGGGTGAGCAGCGGATGCACCTCCTGCAAGGTACCGCCTGATATCTGCAGCACGGTCTCGATCGCGGGATTGTCCGGCGCCGAGCCGTCGACCTGCCGGCCGTGCAGCTCGATGTGATTGACATGCGCCACCGGGATCGGCGCGACACCGCCGATCCGATCGATCGCGAGATCGTCAAACACCAGCGAGGCGCGCTGCGGCACCGCCGGCAGGCCGACCACGCTGCTGCGGCCCAGCTTCCAGTTGACCTGCAATGTCGGCTGCGCATTGCGCTCGGCGATCGTGGCCGGTCCCTTGAACTCGGCGATCACGCGCTTGGGGTCGTAGACCTGCGCCACCACCAGGATCTCGGCCAGCCGCGCCACGAACGCCATCTGCGGCGAGGCGGTCTGCGACACCAGCATCACGCTCGGATCGGTGCAGCGGACCTCGAAGCGGAACGGGTAGCCCGCCACCGAGCGGTTGCCGCAGTCATAGACCCGGCCGGCCTTCGCCTCCTGCGCGCGCCAGGCATCGGCCTGCACGCCGACCTGGGAGGCTGCGAAGAACCAGAAGCCGCTCCACGCGACCGCGGCGATCAGGACCGCGACGGGGACGGCATAGAGGCCGAAGCGCGAGCGGCGGCGGGGGGCGGAGGTCAAATCGGACATGCGGCGTCCTTTGGCGGGCGAATTTGTCAAAATCTAAGCGGCGGCAGGCCCGGAGCAAGCCCTGAGCAAGCCTTTAGCAAGCCTTTAGCAAGCCTTGGAAACATCACGGAATTTGCTTCGCTTGGGCAGCCTGTTCTGCTAGCCCATCGGTGCAATGGCTGCAAATCCCCTCAACTCCGAAACCGCCGACGGCGACCTCTGGGTGTTCGGCTACGGCTCGCTGATGTGGAAGCCGGGCTTCGAGTACCTCGAGCAGGTGCCGGCGCGGCTGATCGGCGAGCATCGCGCGCTCTGCGTCTATTCGTTCGACCACCGCGGCACGCCGGAGAAGCCCGGCCTGGTGCTCGGGCTCGACCGCGGCGGTGCCTGCCGCGGCATCGCC
It includes:
- a CDS encoding DUF2125 domain-containing protein; translation: MSDLTSAPRRRSRFGLYAVPVAVLIAAVAWSGFWFFAASQVGVQADAWRAQEAKAGRVYDCGNRSVAGYPFRFEVRCTDPSVMLVSQTASPQMAFVARLAEILVVAQVYDPKRVIAEFKGPATIAERNAQPTLQVNWKLGRSSVVGLPAVPQRASLVFDDLAIDRIGGVAPIPVAHVNHIELHGRQVDGSAPDNPAIETVLQISGGTLQEVHPLLTQPFNADIHARLNGLKDFSPKPWPDRFREIQAAGGSVEIQQSRIEQGDVVSVAAGTLRLNAQGLIEGELQMTVAGLERVIPALGIDKMLEEGVPQATLDRVAPGVKSQDLKGLFGALDRAIPGLGKVIKQNANAGISAGINSLGTEASLEGKKARSFPLRFADGAVFLGPLKVGQIPPLF